A genomic region of Solanum dulcamara chromosome 2, daSolDulc1.2, whole genome shotgun sequence contains the following coding sequences:
- the LOC129870006 gene encoding uncharacterized protein LOC129870006, which translates to MIHVTNEGSKTDLKVDSYGRFLYFFVSYGAWINGFAYTRKVLAVDGTHLFGKYGGVLLSAMALDTENHIFPLAFCIVNSEGDASYQYFFEQLLEIVPNTNELCIISDRYPSIKKIVSKIYIEAHYGVCLRHLSENIRKNFHCGDWMHHFYDAAKAYQRDEFNDHFQQIKDLDMSVAKYLEDVGFHRWSRAHFPGNRYDVMTTNIAESINSMFLAEREFPITALFNSINSRFAQKFHGRRMMLANTSTICVPSVERKIRENVTIGNTLLAHQISFHTFSIIGHGSVAMIDLNNRTCSCREFDLNKIPCPHAIAAIKIQFGDDYG; encoded by the exons ATGATTCATGTTACAAATGAAGGAAGCAAGACAGATTTGAAGGTTGATTCTTATGGCAGGTTCTTGTATTTTTTTGTATCCTATGGAGCTTGGATAAATGGATTTGCTTATACAAGAAAAGTCCTAGCTGTTGATGGAACACATTTGTTTGGAAAGTATGGCGGAGTGTTGTTGTCTGCTATGGCGTTGGATACCGAAAATCACATATTTCCCTTGGCATTTTGTATTGTAAATTCGGAGGGTGATGCCTCGTATCAGTACTTTTTTGAACAATTGCTCGAGATCGTCCCCAACACTAATGAGTTGTGCATAATTTCTGATAGATATCCATCTATAAAGAAAATTGTTTCAAAGATTTATATTGAAGCTCATTATGGAGTTTGTCTGAGGCATCTTAGTGAAAACATCCGCAAAAACTTTCACTGTGGAGATTGGATGCACcatttttatgatgcagcgaaAGCATATCAGAGGGACGAGTTTAATGATCATTTTCAACAAATCAAAGATTTGGATATGAGTGTCGCCAAATATCTTGAGGATGTTGGTTTCCACAGATGGAGTAGAGCACACTTCCCTGGCAACAG GTATGATGTAATGACCACCAACATTGCTGAGTCAATTAATTCGATGTTCTTGGCGGAAAGAGAATTCCCAATCACTGCTCTATTCAATTCTATAAATAGTAGGTTTGCTCAAAAATTTCATGGGAGGCGTATGATGTTGGCCAACACATCAACCATATGTGTCCCTTctgttgaaagaaaaataagagaaaatgtaACTATAGGCAATACACTATTGGCCCATCAAATAAGCTTCCACACTTTTAGCATCATTGGTCATGGTTCAGTGGCTATGATTGATCTAAACAATAGAACATGTTCTTGTAGAGAGTTTGATTTGAACAAAATACCTTGTCCACATGCTATTGCAGCGATAAAAATCCAGTTCGGGGATGATTATGGATAA
- the LOC129880298 gene encoding uncharacterized protein LOC129880298, translating into MGNCQAVDAAALVIQHPNGKIDRMYWPMSASEVMKMNPGHYVSLIIPLPISSDDNSDDKIVRFTRVKLLRPTDTLVLGRAYRLVTTQEVMKVLRAKKHAKMKKNRPELQENQRSSSELEAGNSESDKNKAMKHEGHRQRPGTTNLAAAARSKSWRPSLQSISESNS; encoded by the exons ATGGGGAATTGCCAGGCTGTAGATGCAGCTGCACTAGTAATACAACATCCAAATGGAAAGATAGACAGGATGTATTGGCCTATGTCTGCTAGTGAAGTTATGAAAATGAACCCTGGTCACTATGTTTCTCTCATCATCCCTCTTCCAATCTCCTCGGATGACAACTCCGATGATAAAATTGTTCGTTTCACTCGTGTTAAGCTTCTCCGGCCAACGGATACTTTAGTCCTTGGCAGAGCTTATAGACTTGTCACAACTcaag AGGTGATGAAGGTATTGAGAGCTAAGAAACAtgcaaagatgaagaagaatCGACCAGAATTGCAAGAAAATCAAAGGTCAAGCAGTGAACTTGAAGCTGGAAACTCTGAATCAGATAAGAACAAG GCTATGAAACATGAAGGACATAGGCAAAGGCCTGGAACAACAAACTTAGCTGCAGCAGCAAGGTCCAAATCATGGCGTCCGAGTTTACAGAGCATCTCTGAGTCCAATAGCTAA